GAACACTCTCTTTAAATTCTGCTAAGCAAGAAAGAAGACCTTGCAAAATTGTCTTCTCATTCAAATCCttactatgttgaatgagtgtAAGGATAATTCCCTCAATATTGCCATAGGCATTAGCTAGTTGTATAGCTTCTAATGGCATATTAAGGAACCCTTTTAATGCTTCTTTTTGTTTCTGAACATCAGGTTTAGATGCTTGGTTTGACATGGAGGTTTCGCTGCTCATAGTTCTAGTCCTGCTTGCAAGTTCTGTCAAGAGACCTTTAGATGTTGCATGCACATCTTGGGAAGATTTTACAGGCTCAGAGGGAGGATCCTGCCATGCAAACAAAACAGATACTGAAACTTTAAAATATCAGATTTAGGTGGCAAAGGCAAAACATCTGTGTAGTTTTCTATTTGAGTAGTACTGTAGAAGGCGGAGGAATCAGCCTCTTCTGCgtctgatttgattttaaaccgaaccatTTACTGTTGACCCTAAAAATAATTACCTTTGGAAGAATCTTTGTGTCAACAGTCACTGAAGGAGGAGGTGACGACTTGATGACTTCCTTATCGGTGGTGGGAGTAGCAGCAGCTTGAATGCCTTCTTTGGTCTGGTTCAGTGGTTTAGTGTCTACTTTTGCTTTAGTATCAACTACTTCTTTTTCAGATGAAGGAACCTGGCTTGTTGGTGGTGCAGCCACTGGCTCAGATGGTTTAGTTTCATCCTTAGCCTCTTCCTTTTTAGGTTCAGGCTTTGAGTAATGCTTGACACTACGAACAAGAATCTCAACTTCAAGTATAAGGGTGTCGCCCACAAGATAACCTTCAgcagaattttttattttgctaaGAGGAATAAAAGATGGGAAACCCCAATCTTTATCAAATGCTTTGAATACATGTTCTGTATCTGCAAAAACATGAGAGGAAAAGACAGTGTTATGGGCATTCTTAGCAcaatctaaaaattttaatttttagactaAATTGAGATTAAATTGACACTTTTAggttaatttgaataaaaatgtaaaatggGCTGAATTAAACACACTCAATAAATATAGGGGtggaattgaaaatttaatattttttatttggacAATGATAGATAAACAGATAAATATTGGTGTGTATATGTAAATATGCTAAAATGAGAGTACCTTTTCTAACAGTCAGACTgttattgatttgattaataactGCAATGCTATATTTTGCATCTCTGCTCCATCCTTGCGGCAAACTTGTTGAGTCAGCGACTTCCAAATATATTGACAAATAATCCGCTTTACTTCCTTTGGGGTAAACAATCAAACGCCTGCCAAAAagtaaaaagagaaaataatatttacacgacataatatgaaaaaaattattaattaaattttataaaaaaaaattataattaagagaagtattttcatattaaaaatattatattaaatatatcaaaatctacatgagatttaaaaaatatatatactaattagttgtcattcaataaatttattagtaaattttttaaaatattaaaaatattttaatatattttttaaaattataaaaattaattaatcaattttccATTTTAACCTCAATTGCATcagaaagataaaaataaataaataaataaataataatttgaggAGAAGAGATGAAGGATACCATTGACAACCGCCAGCATAGAAAACCTCAGAATAAAGTTCTTTTTGAGTCAATGTGGAGAAATTGTTAATTCTCCATGTGAATTTAAACGGAGTTGCATCCCCCATGTTAATTGCTCTAATTCctgcataataaaaaaaaattcatttttattatttaaaataaaaaaatcaattctttttaattttaaaaaatttcattttaaaaaaattaaaatcttatataattttataaaaatttatttaaattaattttcataaaataaatgggACAAAGTTAATtgttttgataataataataaatcaatgcaaataattctaaatagttataattataaaatgaatggGATAAAGTTAATtgttttgataataataataaattaatgcaAATAATCCTAAAgttataattatgaaatattttgataatatgAGCTGCTGAGTCACgcccaaaatcatcaaaatttattatgaaaattgATCCATTAGAGAGAAATTCCATCTATAATTGAGTAGGCTGGATTGATTGGAATCCAGACTCATCAAAAAGATCCAATTCATTTGACAGGACGGAGTAGTAGAACGACTCTATTAGCGCGAGCGTCAgaagagaattaaatggtcgcctTACGATGGTGAAAAGGCATATATATCCGTATGTACGACTCTGTATGATAGCGATAGATGATACTGTAATAGCGTGGCGATTATTCGTTACTAAAcaacaaagaaaaaagaaataaaggagGAAAATAGACCAAGCTCACTCATACGTAGaaaaattctattttcttttagATTTCGAtcagataatataaaattttcctaCTTTCTTTCTCATATAAAGTTATTATATACAGAAATAGATAGATTTTAACCAtccattataataaaatacacacaaaaatcactatgattaatgaatttaataaaattattacacatataataataataattttgaaatttctcCTTTCGTAGGCTATAAATAAGAAATAATGAAATAGTTTATAGAGAAATTTAAGAGGatcaaataaagaaaaacataaataccTTGAATGATTGGGTGAGAGTGTTAGAAGAAAGACAAGTTCTTGAAAATCAGATActgcaatatatatatatataaaataaagacAAGCCTCAATTACTTGTAAATTTATCTTTTCATATTCTGACCCATCTCTTACTTTTCAATTTCcatgattctttcctttttatatCAAGGAATTACTTGCACAGTGTGTGTGCTTTATTcccttcctttctttccttaattatcctataaactttttataatttataatgtggtttttcaaatttaataaaattcaaaatttatacccgcttgtttaaaaaaaatatatatttaaaaatatttttcatggaaaatatatttttatattttttatagaaaatattaaaaatattttttttgaaaatatttttttaacaaaataatttattttatattttttaattttaatatgaaaaataaaatatattaataaatttatatatataattgttaataaattctcaaaatataaaaaataacttaatttttttatttaaaaaatatttttcattaattaatatttctaaGTGTTCTAAAcactaaaaaatatgaaaaattatttatttgaaaaatattttcttcaaaataaatgaagttttagttattaatattttagtgaaaaataatttaatatctatgatactattttatcaaaatagtcacttcattaaattatatagtttaatcattttaattttaataatttatataatttatttcaataaattagtttaggttgtaaAAGACGCTCTACACAACCAATTCCTCCTtaagtttagtttgattaggaaatattttctaattaaacactaattaacaaattgccaagaaacGTACTTGAGGTTCttcacttttcaactgttaactgctttaagaaatagagaaatcTAATTCTAATTTTGCCAACCATGTGGTTTAGTTAAATCATGCAATTAATTGTCACTTGTAttcaaacaatctaagcaattacagaactaaatcattcaaactaacaatatatagttatgcaattaaaagcaacgagcccttattgattctaatagcaatgcaataataacatgaagaacaagttgtataaatactaaaaaaatggAAGTTTGACAATGGAGTTTCAGATCTCGCAATTCAtaacaaaactgaaattttccCCACTTCAACTAGAAGAAGATGTGTTTAGCCATTCATGGTGCGCAAAGAATacataaagagaaaagaaagaagaaaagaagagaagtgTGGCGCCGCTGATGTTGCATGTTTACTGTTGGTTGCTACCTTTTTATAGATGCAAAAATCCTAGATCAGTCCTTTATGAGATGAAATTCCTTTTTGACTTGGTGTTTGATTCATTCCTTACTTGTATTTCTTCATAAATAGACTTTCTTGGGTGAAAGAATTCTTTTTTGCAGAGTGTTTGATATGTTTCAGATATGCCTTGATGTGTTTGAGATAGgatataacttttaaaatttgaatttctatAATTTCCGCGTTTCTGCACTTTTCTACTGGTGACAATCGATTTTGGCAAATCGACTGCCCCAATCGCGAGTCTGTGATGTCTTGTTTTTCTCTGTTCTGCGGTAATTGATTTGGATAAATTGCTTGCCCCAATCGTTTATGTGCTGTCCTGTCCTTCTCAGTTTCTGCGGTAATCGATTTGACATATCAAAACTTGACTTTTGGCTTCTTCTTCCCTCCACTTGTGCAGCCTCCTTGGTCATTCTTTGAAGTTGATTGGGCCAAATCAACTTTTCAACACTTTTAGGCCATTTTTCACCAAGTTTCCATTTTCCATCATTTTttgcaaaatataattaaaagcataaaattagatagaaaatatATGGTTTAGCatcgataataataaaaaatgtgcCTAATTTATGTTCGATCACATGTTAAGCCACAAGGCAGAAATCTGTTAGATCATCCGAGTATCAGTCCTGTAcacaaggcatctcatgccaggccacaagacgGAAATCTATCAGACCATccgtgtaacagcccggaaaccgaactgctaccggcactaggatccagatcggcttaaggccgcctagacccgtagtaagcctactgtgaactctgtgtatctgtgaaatcccatacataatcatacattttctgtaaacatttaaaacttttctttctccacggcttaacctgtgcatactctatctCTCTACTGTAAAAACTTGCCagagctctcatcttagctCAAGGCAGCTCGaactcatactatgttaagccgGGCTTTTCATACATAAACAGAAATCAtttacataagatcatgtaccaactTAAAGGGATACAACTCTTATCAATCAAGCAccatctatacactgtacatttcCTTATCTCTTATatttacatgtccatactatctattacatacatctcTTTACGTTCTTCCTGTACTCTTCTTACATCTCtctgta
This sequence is a window from Manihot esculenta cultivar AM560-2 chromosome 4, M.esculenta_v8, whole genome shotgun sequence. Protein-coding genes within it:
- the LOC122723560 gene encoding MATH domain and coiled-coil domain-containing protein At3g58270-like — its product is MGDATPFKFTWRINNFSTLTQKELYSEVFYAGGCQWRLIVYPKGSKADYLSIYLEVADSTSLPQGWSRDAKYSIAVINQINNSLTVRKDTEHVFKAFDKDWGFPSFIPLSKIKNSAEGYLVGDTLILEVEILVRSVKHYSKPEPKKEEAKDETKPSEPVAAPPTSQVPSSEKEVVDTKAKVDTKPLNQTKEGIQAAATPTTDKEVIKSSPPPSVTVDTKILPKDPPSEPVKSSQDVHATSKGLLTELASRTRTMSSETSMSNQASKPDVQKQKEALKGFLNMPLEAIQLANAYGNIEGIILTLIQHSKDLNEKTILQGLLSCLAEFKESVPMVITTAETAQARRTSLSEKTADLDAKLAQRHEELSSKEAEFLRLSTEEEKLEAQIQLLIKQKEDVVAHKKSVLVELEKSNKEVSKDLEEWKKLESEIKQANVNWLGAQEKLALANVRWKLYKEDLGLGKLNIS